In Anolis carolinensis isolate JA03-04 unplaced genomic scaffold, rAnoCar3.1.pri scaffold_14, whole genome shotgun sequence, the following proteins share a genomic window:
- the LOC100562915 gene encoding solute carrier family 22 member 6-A-like — protein sequence MPRRLSLCPGPTVAPVPFGDLLEEVGSTGLFQLFSTVLLSIPVLLLASHNLVQNFSAASPEHRCHLVQLNASRIGQDAQSDICQSFVIRQSSPDANGSTPCHNGWEYDRSVFTSTIVTEWDLVCHLQSLKSLAQSLFMAGVLVGAFILGDLSDRFGRRLILIWSLLLVAVMGCAAAFSQNFAAYCVFRFLSGVGISGFLLNYICLSLEWVPTKHRATVVSAQSYCSTAGQLLLAGLAYGIRNWRWLQLAISAPFFCFFAYSWWLPESARWLLMNNEHEAALRNLKLVARINGKAAAGNKVVLEVGEIQQINVEAHVFVVQIGFANKRPLSSQMLETQRGGKSPHSCLDLFRTPGLRRISCCLMFVSFSMNMSYFGLAMELSVFGLNVFLVQLFFGAIDLVAKMACALMLTFFGRRTIQAVSLILAGTFLLLSLPVPAEMSMVRLSFVVLGKGCLASASMCLYLYGGELFPTVIRQTGTSFLTVMARLGGIVAPVVLMAGSYQPFLPLLIFGVTPIISGVCAGFLPEMLNVPLLDTVEEVEERARQKSKGQTRKIEVHIISSTRL from the exons ATGCCACGCCGACTGTCCTTGTGCCCAGGCCCCACCGTGGCCCCCGTCCCTTTCGGAGACCTCCTGGAAGAGGTGGGCAGCACCGGGCTCTTCCAGCTCTTCTCCACCGTCCTGCTCTCCATCCCAGTCTTGCTTCTCGCCAGCCACAACTTGGTGCAGAATTTCAGTGCGGCCTCGCCGGAGCATCGCTGCCACCTGGTCCAGCTCAACGCCTCTCGGATCGGTCAAGACGCACAATCCGATATTTGCCAAAGTTTTGTCATAAGGCAGTCTTCTCCCGACGCCAATGGATCCACGCCATGCCACAACGGATGGGAGTATGACCGCAGCGTCTTCACCTCCACCATTGTGACCGAG TGGGACCTCGTGTGTCACCTACAATCCCTCAAAAGCCTGGCACAGTCTCTCTTCATGGCGGGTGTTTTGGTGGGCGCCTTCATCCTCGGAGATCTCTCAGATAG GTTCGGCCGCCGCCTTATCCTCATCTGGTCCCTTCTGCTGGTAGCCGTCATGGGCTGCGCGGCTGCTTTCTCCCAAAACTTCGCGGCCTACTGCGTCTTCCGGTTCCTGAGTGGAGTGGGCATCTCGGGCTTCCTCCTGAACTACATCTGCCTCA GTCTGGAGTGGGTTCCCACTAAACACAGGGCGACGGTGGTCTCTGCGCAGAGCTATTGCAGTACGGCCGGCCAGTTGCTCCTCGCAGGGCTGGCGTACGGTATCCGCAACTGGCGTTGGCTGCAGCTGGCGATTTCTGCCCCATTCTTCTGCTTCTTTGCCTATTCCTG GTGGCTTCCAGAATCAGCTCGGTGGCTCCTCATGAACAACGAGCATGAAGCGGCCTTGAGGAACCTCAAACTGGTGGCCAGGATCAACGGGAAAGCAGCAGCTGGCAACAAGGTGGTCCTGGAGGTGGGTGAAATTCAGCAAATAAATGTCGAAGCGCATGTATTCGTTGTGCAGATTGGGTTCGCCAACAAACGACCTCTTTCTTCCCAGATGCTGGAGACTCAAAGAGGGGGCAAATCTCCGCACTCCTGCCTGGACCTTTTCCGCACACCGGGACTGAGACGCATCAGTTGTTGCCTCATGTTCGTCAG CTTCTCAATGAACATGTCCTACTTTGGCCTGGCCATGGAGCTCTCCGTGTTCGGACTCAATGTCTTCCTGGTTCAGCTCTTCTTTGGGGCCATCGATCTGGTGGCCAAGATGGCTTGCGCCCTGATGCTCACGTTCTTCGGCAGACGAACAATCCAAGCCGTCTCCCTCATTCTTGCCGGAACGTTCCTCTTGCTCAGCCTCCCAGTGCCTGCTG AAATGTCAATGGTGCGCCTTTCCTTTGTGGTGTTGGGAAAAGGATGCCTCGCATCTGCCTCCATGTGCCTTTATCTCTATGGGGGAGAACTCTTCCCTACAGTCATCAG GCAAACAGGCACCAGCTTCCTCACCGTAATGGCGCGCCTGGGCGGGATCGTGGCTCCGGTGGTGCTGATGGCTGGTAGCTACCAGCCCTTCCTGCCTCTGTTGATTTTTGGTGTCACTCCCATCATCTCCGGCGTTTGTGCGGGCTTCCTTCCCGAAATGCTCAATGTCCCACTCTTGGACACAGTGGAAGAAGTGGAGGAAAG